The Heptranchias perlo isolate sHepPer1 chromosome 33, sHepPer1.hap1, whole genome shotgun sequence genome contains a region encoding:
- the LOC137301348 gene encoding octapeptide-repeat protein T2-like, producing the protein MGSCSQSQWQGLQPLYTGGVNSGKNSKSCLQYTEISRQRSVDRDQQTEISRQRSAGRDQQAEISRQRSADRDQQTEISQQRSVSRDQQAEISRQRSAGRDQQAEISRQRSAGRDQQAEISRQRSAGRDQQAEISRQRSAGRDQQAEISRQRSVGRDQQAEISRHRSAGRDQQAETRSRALGAVSSANCLSS; encoded by the coding sequence TTGCTCGCAGAGCCAATGGCAGGGGTTGCAGCCTCTGTATACTGGAGGTGTGAACTCTGGCAAGAACAGCAAATCCTGCCTTCAGTATACAGAGATCAGTCGGCAGAGATCAGTCGACAGAGATCAGCAGACAGAGATCAGTAGACAGAGATCAGCAGGCAGAGATCAGCAGGCAGAGATCAGCAGGCAGAGATCAGCAGACAGAGATCAGCAGACAGAGATCAGTCAGCAGAGATCAGTCAGCAGAGATCAGCAGGCAGAGATCAGCAGGCAGAGATCAGCAGGCAGAGATCAGCAGGCAGAGATCAGCAGGCAGAGATCAGCAGGCAGAGATCAGCAGGCAGAGATCAGCAGGCAGAGATCAGCAGGCAGAGATCAGCAGGCAGAGATCAGCAGGCAGAGATCAGCAGGCAGAGATCAGCAGGCAGAGATCAGCAGGCAGAGATCAGTCGGCAGAGATCAGCAGGCAGAGATCAGCAGGCACAGATCAGCAGGCAGAGATCAGCAGGCAGAGACACGGTCAAGGGCACTAGGAGCAGTGTCAAGTGCAAACTGTTTGAGTTCCTAA